A window of the Fusarium fujikuroi IMI 58289 draft genome, chromosome FFUJ_chr09 genome harbors these coding sequences:
- a CDS encoding related to allantoate permease yields the protein MSTKLSEAYSAAADGKTLELSPSKNTDNEVGISSEVDDPSYDSVQKSLVRKLDMTLMPMVFILYLFNYLDRNNIAQAKLDSLEKDLGLSGNDYSSALAILNVGYMLMQIPSNMILTRVRPSIYIPSWVCLWSVVSAATAACNSFTHLIVIRFFLGICEAPFFPGVFFLLSCWYTKKELALRYAVLYSGLVLATAVSGLLAAGIFAGLGGVAGLQGWRWLFILEGAVTFLLGLVAFVMLPDFPATKSQSWLFTAEEKEVAVTRMARDAVSEEEHDQSVMHGLRLAVTDIKVWAFALLLLSNQSAYGFNYFYPAIVRGFNLGSRTITLVCTAPPYLLGSFISYFIAWHSDRKAERGWHISVAILFAIVGFIISAATVNIPARYAASFLYICGCFGANAALYSWAASSVGQTPTKKACATAIINVTGQLGTIWSPYFFDSNDEPRYTRAMILLLAFAVLEICVCFLLKFILRRANKKIIAEHEGTGRVPTLFTL from the exons ATGTCCACCAAACTCTCAGAAGCGTACTCTGCCGCTGCTGATGGCAAAACCCTTGAGCTCTCCCCTTCGAAGAACACCGACAACGAAGTGGGTATCTCTTCCGAAGTTGATGATCCTAGCTACGATTCTGTGCAAAAGAGTCTTGTCCGCAAGCTAGACATGACCCTGATGCCGATGGTTTTCATCCTCTATTTGTTCAACTACTTGGACAGGAACAATATTGC TCAGGCAAAGTTGGACTCTCTGGAGAAGGATCTCGGGTTGAGTGGCAACGATTACAGTAGTGCTTTGGCAATCCTAAACGTTGG ATACATGCTCATGCAGATTCCAAGCAACATGATCCTCACCCGCGTTCGACCTTCGATTTATATCCCATCATGGGTGTGCCTATGGTCTGTTGTATCTGCTGCCACCGCTGCCTGTAATTCATTCACGCACCTGATCGTCATTCGCTTTTTCCTCGGTATATGTGAGGCGCCTTTCTTCCCAGGCgttttcttcctcctgtCCTGCTGGTATACCAAGAAAGAGTTGGCACTCCGCTATGCAGTTCTGTATTCTGGCCTTGTGCTTGCAACTGCAGTGTCTGGCCTATTGGCTGCGGGTATCTTTGCAGGCTTGGGAGGTGTGGCTGGACTTCAGGGATGGCGATGGCTGTTCATCCTCGAAGGTGCTGTTACATTTCTGCTGGGTCTAGTCGCGTTTGTGATGCTTCCTGATTTCCCTGCCACGAAGAGTCAGAGCTGGCTGTTTACCgcggaggagaaagaagtaGCTGTCACTCGCATGGCCAGAGATGCTGTGTCTGAGGAGGAACATGACCAGTCTGTGATGCATGGCTTAAGACTTGCCGTTACCGATATCAAAGTCTGGGCTTTT GCTCTTTTGCTCCTTTCTAACCAGTCAGCCTACGGTTTCAACTACTTTTACCCTGCCATCGTCCGAGGCTTCAATCTGGGCAGTCGAACAATCACTCTTGTCTGTACTGCACCACCATATCTTCTCGGCTCTTTCATCTCATACTTCATCGCTTGGCACAGTGACCGCAAAGCAGAGAGAGGGTGGCACATAAGCGTTGCGATCCTTTTCGCAATTGTCGGTTTTATCATCAGTGCTGCTACAGTCAATATCCCCGCTCGTTACGCTGCATCGTTCCTGTACATCTGCGGTTGCTTTGGAGCAAATGCGGCTTTATACAGCTGGGCTGCGTCTTCAGTTGGTCAGACACCGACGAAGAAGGCTTGTGCAACGGCTATCATCAACGTCACCGGTCAGCTTGGAACCATCTGGAGCCCTTACTTCTTCGACTCGAATGATGAGCCAAGATATACTAGGGCGATGATTCTTCTTTTGGCGTTTGCTGTATTAGAAATCTGTGTTTGTTTCTTGTTGAAGTTTATTCTTCGCAGGGCCAATAAGAAGATTATTGCTGAACATGAAGGAACCGGAAGAGTCCCGACACTGTTCACTCTTTAA
- a CDS encoding related to peroxidase: MKGSITLAFALVQLSAASQLVWPSKWDEVEDLLYMQTGFNKRGLADALRTCEFGSNNPGQQNTAEWLRTAFHDVITHDAKAGTGGLDASIYWESSRPENPGKAFNNTFSFFSGFHNQRATASDLTALGTVLAVGACDGPSIPFRAGRVDAYKAGPSGVPEPSTNLKDTFSAFTKAGFTKEDMTAMVACGHAIGGVHSVDFPEIVEIKADPNNDTSVPFQKDITSFHNGIVTEYLAGTSKNPLVAAKNATFHSDKRIFDNDRATMKKLSTKAGFNNMCADILTRMIDTVPKSVQLTPVLEAYDVRPYITELSLNSKGKMHWTGTVRVKITNNIRDPNDLAINLIYSGRDGKKVTVPTQQVTFQGGTSSGAGQLFANFQFDTTLDAKNGITKFWIQEVKPSTKATVTHDNQKTGGYKVDDTVLYQLQQSCAVLESLPNAPLVVTAMVRDARAKDPLTLRVAHKKPVKGSIVPKFQTEITNFKATGKKSAGFTAFQAKTKFEEQSTYFDIVLGGNPASGVQFLPTQAMPDKCS; the protein is encoded by the exons ATGAAAGGTTCGATCACTCTCGCTTTTGCACTCGTTCAACTAAGTGCTGCTTCGCAGCTTGTCTGGCCCTCAAAAtgggatgaggttgaagatcttCTGTACATGCAAACAGGATTCAACAAGAGAGGTCTCGCCGATG CCCTAAGAACTTGCGAGTTTGGAAGCAATAATCCTGGACAACAGAACACGGCCGAATGGCTCCGAACAGCCTTCCACGATGTCATCACACACGATGCCAAAGCGGGAACTGGTGGCCTGGATGCTTCCATCTACTGGGAGTCTTCTCGACCTGAGAACCCCGGCAAGgccttcaacaacaccttcagcttcttcagcgGCTTCCATAACCAGCGCGCCACCGCTTCTGACCTCACAGCCCTCGGCACAGTGCTTGCCGTTGGAGCTTGCGATGGTCCCAGCATTCCTTTCCGCGCTGGTCGAGTCGATGCTTACAAGGCTGGTCCATCGGGTGTCCCTGAGCCTTCAACCAACTTGAAGGATACATTCTCTGCCTTTACCAAGGCTGGTTTCACTAAGGAGGACATGACTGCTATGGTTGCTTGCGGCCATGCTATTGGTGGCGTGCACAGCGTTGACTTTCCCGAGATCGTCGAAATCAAGGCTGATCCCAACAACGACACTTCAGTGCCCTTCCAGAAGGACATTACTTCCTTCCACAACGGCATTGTCACTGAGTACTTGGCCGGCACGTCCAAGAACCCTCTGGTTGCTGCAAAGAACGCGACCTTCCACTCGGATAAGAGAATCTTCGATAACGACAGGGCTaccatgaagaagctctccACCAAGGCTGGCTTCAACAACATGTGCGCTGATATCCTTACCCGCATGATCGATACTGTCCCGAAGAGTGTGCAGCTCACCCCGGTCCTTGAGGCCTACGATGTCCGCCCTTACATCACCGAATTGTCTCTCAACAGTAAAGGAAAAATGCATTGGACTGGGACGGTCAGAGTCAAAATCACAAACAACATTCGTGATCCCAATGACCTTGCTATCAACCTCATCTACTCTGGTCGAGACGGCAAGAAGGTCACTGTTCCTACGCAGCAGGTGACTTTCCAGGGCGGTACCTCTAGCGGCGCTGGCCAGCTCTTTGCGAACTTCCAGTTCGATACCACCCTTGACGCCAAGAATGGTATCACCAAGTTCTGGATCCAGGAGGTCAAGCCCTCCACCAAGGCCACTGTCACCCACGATAACCAGAAGACCGGTGGCTACAAGGTCGATGACACCGTCCTTTACCAACTTCAGCAGTCTTGCGCCGTGCTCGAGTCACTTCCTAATGCACCTCTCGTCGTCACAGCCATGGTTCGCGACGCCCGTGCCAAGGACCCCTTGACCCTCCGCGTCGCCCACAAGAAACCCGTCAAGGGCTCTATAGTTCCCAAGTTCCAGACTGAGATCACCAACTTCAAGGCTACTGGCAAGAAGTCAGCCGGCTTCACTGCGTTCcaggccaagaccaagtttGAGGAGCAGAGCACTTACTTTGACATCGTCTTGGGTGGCAACCCTGCTTCAGGTGTTCAGTTCCTTCCTACTCAGGCCATGCCTGATAAGTGTTCATAA
- a CDS encoding related to D-amino acid oxidase codes for MTNSRNHSAGVIGLSTALRVQEQTLSQNNPPSIVIIARDFPNETSINYATPWAGAHYRPCPGNTPQLLQEAVWAKKTYDTLDSWPEKDKLAAGVEFMPGEEFFENPAPEYVDVTKDASKSVYAHLESSFELFSSSELSAMGDSLQLGFRYRTYSLNSPLYISFLQRRFQNRGGRVRQYALASLEEVFSIEASVSVVINCSGMGFGDPRVFPIRGQTCLVRNPIPKTITRQNSDGSWSFAIPRPLEGGTIIGGTKEPHNWNPYPSADTRQTLLSNAAEWFPFDSEAPVSADVKESDRFDVVRDIVGRRPAREGGLRLEMERLKPGVVVHAYGVGGRGLELSWGIADEVVSLLQKQGYFSSRARL; via the exons ATGACTAACTCTAGAAACCACAGCGCTGGAGTCATAGGACTATCCACAGCCCTTCGAGTTCAAGAACAGACTCTTTCGCAGAACAACCCAccatccatcgtcatcatcgcaCGAGACTTCCCCAACGAGACGTCCATAAACTATGCTACGCCTTGGGCCGGCGCGCATTATAGACCATGCCCAGGGAACACTCCTCAGCTACTTCAAGAGGCAGTATGGGCGAAGAAGACATACGACACGCTTGACAGTTGGCCTGAGAAAGACAAACTCGCCGCTGGTGTGGAATTCATGCCAGGAGAAGAGTTTTTCGAAAACCCAGCGCCTGAGTATGTCGATGTTACCAAGGATGCATCAAAGTCGGTGTACGCTCACCTCGAATCGAGCTTTGAACTTTTCAGCAGCAGTGAATTGAGTGCTATGGGTGATTCTCTGCAACTGGGTTTTCGTTACCGGACATACTCTCTCAATAGTCCTCTATATATATCGTTTTTACAGCGCAGATTTCAGAATAGGGGAGGCCGTGTAAGGCAGTATGCACTTGCATCACTGGAAGAGGTCTTCTCTATTGAAGCTTCTGTCTCTGTTGTGATCAACTGTTCAGGCATGGGCTTCGGTGACCCGAGAGTATTTCCCATCCGTG GCCAGACATGTCTTGTCCGAAACCCAATTCCCAAGACCATAACACGCCAGAACTCGGATGGGTCTTGGTCATTCGCTATTCCGCGACCTTTAGAAGGCGGAACTATCATTGGAGGCACCAAAGAGCCTCATAACTGGAACCCTTACCCTTCAGCTGACACGCGACAAACTCTCTTATCCAATGCAGCAGAGTGGTTCCCTTTTGACAGCGAAGCCCCTGTATCAGCTGACGTCAAGGAGTCCGATCGCTTCGATGTTGTCAGGGACATTGTTGGTCGTCGGCCAGCGCGTGAAGGTGGCCTTCGCCTAGAAATGGAGCGTCTCAAGCCAGGTGTTGTTGTTCATGCGtatggtgttggtggtagAGGTCTTGAGCTATCATGGGGGATCGCAGATGAGGTTGTTAGTTTGCTCCAAAAGCAGGGCTATTTTTCTTCACGAGCGCGTTTGTAG
- a CDS encoding probable brt1 protein, which translates to MALRTGVLTTDAPAPSPHLSQAIIHNGTVYCSGSFGLDPQTRQLAEGPYHQTAGALKNLDAILNKAGTSLHNALKVTIFILNMDHYAAVNRAYLEFFTSDPKPSRTCVAVAQLPLKGAHVEMEAIAAIPEKSSKL; encoded by the exons ATGGCTCTCCGAACAGGTGTCTTAACTACCGATGCGCCTGCACCCAGCCCCCATCTCTCCCAAGCAATCATCCACAATGGAACGGTCTACTGCTCAGGCTCGTTCGGTCTGGACCCCCAGACTCGACAACTGGCTGAGGGTCCCTATCATCAGACC GCGGGTGCCCTAAAGAACCTCGACGCCATCCTGAACAAGGCGGGAACAAGTCTCCATAATGCTTTGAAAGTCACCATCTTTATATTGAATATGGACCACTATGCTGCGGTTAACAGAGCTTACCTCGAGTTTTTCACTTCTGATCCGAAGCCA AGCCGAACGTGCGTGGCTGTGGCCCAGCTTCCTCTCAAGGGCGCTCATGTGGAGATGGAGGCTATCGCTGCTATTCCTGAGAAGTCTAGCAAGCTGTGa
- a CDS encoding related to Dal5p, whose translation MGVTEDSKDLSRVQSREKEGETAIVSEKYADVTLRLVEEHGDQFGPLTPEKEKKLRRKLYWHVMGLLSAINLLLFIDKSTLGYAAILGLFEETGINKAQYNNLGTFFYVGYLAAQWPGHYLMQRLPFGKFVAGLVFMWGATILLHCVATKYAGLVVLRIALGAAESVVVPAMEMTIGMFFNRHEQSFLQPFLWVTSALAPVCAAFISYGLLWSHSTVLPWKLFMIVTGGLSVVLSVFVWFFYPNNPAEARFLTLEEKVHCIKRVHESSQSSIEQKQFKKTQFQETLRDPVSWLFALQAFTLMMSNNLTYGQQNLITTALGVDALGSTLVAAAGGGFGVAVCLAGTFALKWWPSNLALHGLVWCIPAVAGGIGMVAINWNEKLGMLACLLLAGHTYGNTYIIALGWATSSAAGYTKKLTRNVMFMIGYSVANLISPQIWVPKDAPRYYGAWISMILISWVGTPAVLFVIQFILKKRNKERKEWAAGLSEEERLAHAFGEVEQLDENGQIVRRKVEIALLDLTDLENKFYIYPI comes from the exons ATGGGTGTCACAGAAGATTCAAAGGACCTTTCTAGGGTTCAAAGCCGGGAGAAAGAAGGAGAGACAGCCATTGTCTCTGAAAAGTATGCTGATGTTACCCTGCGTCTCGTTGAGGAACATGGCGACCAGTTTGGGCCTCTGACtcccgagaaggagaagaagctgcgaAGAAAGCTTTACTGGCACGTTATGGGACTCTTATCAGCGATCAATCTGCTTCTATTC ATTGACAAGTCAACTCTCGGATATGCTGCCATTCTCGGCCTTTTCGAAGAAACAGGTATTAACAAGGCACAATACAACAATCTGGGAACATTCTTCTATGTTG GATATCTTGCTGCACAATGGCCTGGTCATTATCTCATGCAGAGACTTCCCTTTGGAAAATTCGTTGCCGGGCTAGTCTTCATGTGGGGAGCTACTATCCTTCTTCACTGCGTTGCGACCAAATACGCAGGTCTGGTCGTTCTTCGAATTGCTCTCGGTGCTGCCGAATCAGTAGTCGTGCCAGCAATGGAGATGACAATCGGCATGTTCTTCAACCGCCACGAACAATCATTCCTTCAGCCTTTCCTCTGGGTCACATCAGCTTTGGCACCAGTCTGCGCAGCTTTCATCTCCTACGGTCTTCTCTGGAGTCATAGCACGGTACTACCCTGGAAGCTTTTCATGATTGTTACTGGAGGCCTGTCCGTTGTGTTATCTGTGTTTGTTTGGTTCTTCTACCCAAACAACCCCGCCGAGGCTAGATTCTTGACGCTGGAGGAAAAGGTCCACTGTATCAAGAGAGTGCACGAGTCGAGTCAGAGTTCCATCGAACAGAAGCAGTTCAAGAAGACACAATTTCAGGAGACGCTTCGGGATCCAGTATCTTGGCTGTTTGCACTCCAGGCTTTTACCCTTATGATGTCCAACAACTTGACATACGGCCAACAGAATCTCATCACTACGGCTCTTGGCGTCGATGCTCTAGGCTCAACACTTGTTGCTGCAGCTGGCGGTGGTTTTGGAGTCGCGGTTTGTCTTGCTGGAACTTTTGCACTGAAATGGTGGCCTTCCAACCTTGCTCTTCACGGCCTTGTCTGGTGTATacctgctgttgctggtggtATCGGAATGGTCGCCATCAACTGGAACGAGAAACTCGGAATGCTTGCTTGCCTCCTCCTCGCAGGCCATACCTACGGAAACACTTACATCATTGCCCTGGGTTGGGCAACATCGAGTGCCGCTGGCtacaccaagaagctcacccGCAACGTCATGTTCATGATTGGCTATAGTGTTGCAAACTTGATTTCACCGCAAATCTGGGTTCCGAAAGATGCTCCCAGGTATTACGGGGCCTGGATCTCCATGATTCTTATCAGCTGGGTGGGAACTCCGGCAGTTTTATTCGTGATTCAGTTTATTCTCAAAAAGAGGAATAAGGAGCGCAAGGAGTGGGCGGCTGGTTTgagcgaggaagagagactCGCACATGCGTTTGGTGAAGTTGAGCAGTTGGATGAGAATGGCCAGATTGTTCGAAGAAAGGTCGAAATAGCTCTATTGGATTTAACTGATTTGGAGAACAAGTTCTATATCTATCCTATTTAG